In Streptomyces liangshanensis, the DNA window AGCCTCGTCACAAAGGGTGTTCATCGTCGGCCTTCGTATCGGTGGGTGAACGTCGAACGGAAGGTACCCGCGAGAGCGCACGGCCCTCGCGGTCGCTGTCCAAGAGGAGGGCAACGATGAGTGCGACTTTAGGTTTCGGCCCCGAACTTCGCCGTTTGCGACAGGAAGCGGGGCTCAGTCTGACTGAGTTCTCCGTGGCGCTGAACTACGACAAGGGATATCTCAGCAAGGTCGAGCGGGGGGAGCGTTCCGCCTCCCCCGAACTCGCCCAGCGGTGCGACGCCTTCCTTGGCGCGCATGGCGAGTTGCAACGTCTGGTCGTCCGTCCCGAGGCCGACCCGGACACCGGCGAAAGCCTCACCGTCCCGAGCCTCTGGCTCGTCGGGCGCCGGACGGTTCTCGCGGCGGGTACGGGAGCGCTGATCGACCTCGGGCTGAAACTCGGCGGCCAGCCGTCCTCCGACGTCCACCCCCTTCTCCCCTCCCTCCGTGCGCAGTTCGACCAGCTACGCATGCTCGGTCAGTCCACTTCGCCGAAGCTCCTGCTTCCTCTGCTGGAGGCACAGACACACACAGTCGTCGGGCTGGCCGTGGACACCCCGGCCACCACTCGGGCCCCCGCCCTCCTGCTCGCGTCGCGATTCGCGGAGTTCACCGGCTGGATGGCCCAGGAATCCGGGGACAACGGCGCGGCGCTCGGCTGGACCGGTCAGGCCGCCGAACTGGCACGCGCCGGGGGCGATACACACCTCGGTTCCTACGCACTCGTGCGACGCGCCCTGGTCACGCTCTACGGTGGGGACGCCGCGGGCACCGTCGCGCTGGCCCGCCGGGCCCAGAGCGACGAACTCCCGCCACGCGTCAGGGGACTCGCTGCCCAGCGGGAAGCGCAGGGACACGCACTGGTCGGCGACGAACGGGAATGCCTGCGCAGCCTCGACAGGGCGCGGGAACTCCTCGACAGCGACGACGCCGTCCACGGCGCCGAACCTGTGATCGGCACCACCCACGTGAGCGATCCGGCCGCGATGACGACCGGCTGGTGCCTGCACGACCTCGGCCGCCCCAAGGCCGCCGCCGAGGTGCTCGACCGGGAGTGCCACCGCCTCCCGCCGCACGCGCTGCGAACCCGCACCCGGTACGGCTTCCGCAGGTCCTTGGCCCACGCCGCCTCAGGCGAGGTGGAGCACGCGTGCACGATCGCGGGCGAACTCCTCGGGGTGATGCCGGCCGTGCCTTCAGCCACAGTGAACAGCGACGTCCGGCGTCTCGCGCGGGAACTTTCCCGGTTCCGGAGCAGCCGGGCCGTACGCGACCTGCAACCGGCGCTGGCACGGGTGCTCGCCCCGGCGCACGACTGACAGCGGCAACACGACCGACAGACACAGCTCGAGCCATCCTGCTCGCCGGACTGCCCGGCCCCTCCCTGTCGCACGCTCCACGTCGCACCCTCTGACCCCAGCCCGACGCGTCACCGCGCGCCCCCTTCTCGGCGCTGCCCACACCTGGTGACACGACGACCCGCGCACCTCCCTCACCCACTCCCCTGGACGCACGCCGCGCCGCCACAGGGGCGGAGCGTCATGCCCTGGACGGACCGGCTCCGGAGCCCCGTCCCCCTTTCTCCCGCGCCGGTACCCGTTCAACCCGTCTTCCGTTCTTCCCTCTCACGAAGGAGCCTTCATGCCTGACGTCTTTGTCAACTACCGCACAGGAGACGAGGAATCCGCAGCGACCATGATCGCTCGGGAGCTCGCCAGACGGTTCGACGACGAGCGGGACAACGAGCGGATCTTCTTCGCCAGCAATTCGATCAAGCTCGGACGCCGCTTCCCGGAGGAACTGGTCAAGGCGGTGGAGCAGTGCGACGCGCTCCTCGCCGTGATCGGCCCGCGCTGGGCGGAAGTACAGGGCGCCGACGGCCGCCCCGCCCTGCAGAGCGAACAGGACTGGACCCGGCGGGAGATCCGGACCGCGCTCGAACGCGGGATTCTGGTGATCCCCGTACTCGTCGGAAAGGCCACAAGGATCGACCGCACCGTCCTCCCCGACGACCTACGGGAGCTGGCGGACTGCCAGTACAGACGGTTCGACCACCGCAACGCCGAGTCGGACCTGGCGGGGCTCGGCGATGCCCTCGCCCGGCTGCTGCCCGAACTGGGCGCGGCAGACCGAGACGCCCGTACAGCTCGGGAGCGGGCGGAGGCGAAGTCCCGGAAGAAGTCCGGAAAGGACGTCGGGCACACCAGGATGCGGAGCCGCGACGTCGAGCAGCGGGTGCGCGGCGGCATCGGGAATCTGAACGGGGACCTGTCGGGCACCTTCGTCAACGAGCCGCAGGGTCCTGTCAACACCGGTCAAGGACCCCAGTACAACGCCCCTCACTTCCAAGGGGACAACACCGGCGTCCAGTTCACGGCAGGCGACAACAGCGGTACGGTCCACCAGCGCTTCGAGCGCGAGCACCGTCGCTCGGACGACGAACGATGACCGAGCAGGATCGCGTCACCGTCAACGACCCGCGTGGCCCGGTGAACAACGGCATGGGGCCGCAGTACATCTTCTACGGCGCCGGCGCGGACTGGATGATCCGCAAAGGGGTTGAGTCCCTCCGGATCGTCCGCGAGGACCGGGAGCGCCTGGCCGACCGCTTCGTTCCGCCGAGGGGCTACCGCATCGCCGCCGACCGCCTGGAGAAACCCGGATCGGTAGTGCTGCTGGAGGCTCCGCCAGGAAGCGGCCGCCGCGCCGCGGCGATCATGCTGCTGCACGACCTCGGCGAGGACGGAGCAGCCGATGAGGAAGCCCGGTTCGAGGAGCTTCCCGCGGACAAGGAAGAGACACCGCTCGCCGCGAACGAAGGGGATCGCTTCCTCCTCGACCTCTCCGGGATCACGGACGAGGAGACTTACGCCAGGGCCCAGATCCGCCTGGCCGTGAGCCGCTCACAGATCCACGAGGCGGGCGCCCACCTGGTCGTCGTCCTGCCGTCGGGCATGACGCATGCCCACGCGCCCGACCTCCAACCGCATGCGGTGACGCTGGGGCGCCCCCGAGGCATTACCGTCGTCACCCGGTATCTCCGCATGGACCGGATGGCCTTCCGCGCGGCCGAGCTGGGGAGCGCCGACCTCCAGCGCTTGTGCGACCGCTCTCCCATGCGTGAACTGGCCCAGCTCGCGGGGTTGGTGAGGACCGCTCGCGACAGCGGCCGATTCGGCGCCGACTTCAAGGACTGGCTCGACCAGGCGATACGGGCGGTGACCGATCGTGCCGGTGAGGTGGGCCGGCAGGTGGCCACGGTCCGCGCCGCGCCCGAACGCGCCCTGCTGCTCGCGACGGCGATGTTCGAGGAGGCCGGTGCCGACACCGTCTACGAGGCGTGGCAGGGCCTGATGGGAACGGTGCGACACAAGGAGGAGGCGACGACCGAGCTCGCGCGGACGGACTTCGGGGAGCGATTGACGGCGCTCGGCATCGGGCGGGACCCGGACGAACGCCTCCGCTTCGAACGGCTGGCCTACGCCGACGCGGTACGGACCTACTTCTGGGCGAACTTCCCGGGGATGCGCGACGACCTCAGGGACTGGATCGGCCGTGCCGCCGGGCTTCGCGGTCTGACCACCGACGAGCGGGTGAACGTCGTAGTCCGCTTCGGCGAGCGGTCCCTCGCGGTCGGGCGGCCCGACCACCTCTTCGACCTGGTGGTCCGCTGGGCGGACAGTGCGACCGGGACTTCCTGCGACCCGCGAGCCGTGGCGGCCCTCGAACTCGGGCTCAGCCACGAGAGGCTCGGGGGTTGGTTCCGCAGGCGGATGTACGACTGCGTGAAATCCGGGCCTTTGTCGGACGGTCTCGTCCGCGTCCTGACCGCCGCCTGTCTCCAGAGCCTCGGCGCGACGCACCCGGATCAGGCGATGGTGCGGCTCCACCACCTCGCCGTACGCGAGGGGGAGGCCGCGCGCGCGGCCCGGGAGGCACTTCTCGGCCTCGCCGGCCGGGACCGTCGGCTCTACCGGCTGCTGATCGACCGCCTGCGGGAGGGGACGGGCGGGAAGCCGGGCAAGGCGGAGCCTCATCTCCTCCTGCTCACCGAGCTGTTGGGAAGGGACCGGGTACCGGACCCGTTGCGGTGGCCGGACTTGTTCCTCGGCTGGTCGACGGTCTTCTCCCAGCCTCCGACGGAACTCTGGAACCCGCTGGTGAGGAGCTGGCTGCACGCGGTTTCGGATGACAGCACACAGGAAATGGCGCTGGACGTGATGGTCAGGGCGACACACGGCCGCGCGGCCGCTCTCCACCGCCTCTACGCCATCACGTGCGACTGGGCACTGCAGACGCGCCACCCGTCCCATGCAGCGGTCGCCGACCTCTTCTGGCAGCACATCGACCACGCGCAGTACGCCCGCACGAGTACGGAGCATACGGACGCCGGACCACGGACCACGGAAGAGGCCTGATGAAACACCGCTTTCCCATCCTGCTGTTTGTCGCTCTCTGCGGCCTCGCACCGGCTGTGCTCGGAAATCTCCTGCACTGGTCGGCGTGGCTCTGGGGATTCATGGCCATGGTGACGACCTCGGGCTCCCTGCTGCTCGTCGTGACGGTCCTCAGCGGCAGCAGCGCGGCGGCCGACCCGTACGAGCCCGGGGAACCCGAGCCCCCCAGGCCCCCGACGGAGCAGCCGTATCAAGAGACGCGGGTGATCGACGCGGCTTTGCCCAGCGCGGCGGACGGCTACGACTTCCTCTTCTCCGCAACCGTGTGGTGGAAGCCGGTCCCTGAGCACGCCAACCGGTCCGACGACGCCTCCCCCGCCCTCGCCGTGTCTTCGGTCGTGAGCCGGGCCTTGGAGGTCGTCCGCCGCGAAGAGCCCGGGCGGGCGAGCTTCGCCCGGTATCTCCTGGAGGGTGAGTTGGGCGTCCTTCTCCCGGACCGGAGCGGACGGGTGAACGCCCTGGCGGCTGACGTGGCGCTGACCCTCGCCCCCGCCGACCGCGAGCGACTGCGGAAGTTGAACGACCTACGCAAGGACGAGGAGATCTGGGAGTACGAGCGCGAGCACGAGCGCAACAAGCGGCGCTACCTAGGTGACGATGTCCTCAAGAGCGCGGGCAGCGCGGTGGTGTGGTGGCTGGCCCGTCACGAGAACGAGATCGACAAGGCGGTCGGCATGATCGGCCCGCTCGCCCAGATCGCGGCGGCGGCCAACGACGAAGAGGTGCCGGAGCTCTTCCGCCACCTGCTCGTCCCGCCCGTGGGCGTGCCGAGCGAAGAGACCGCCGGAAACCCGCTGTGGGACGACAGGCCCGGCCGGGGAGGGGCGATGTTCGACCGCGAGGAGGAAGTAGGGGTTTCGGATCGGCTGCTTCTGCTACTGGCGGCGGTGGGCCTGAAGCCGGACATGGACGAGTACACGGTATTCGTGCACCGTGTGGTGCGGAGCCTGGATGCGGCCGGACTGCGAGAGGCCGCCGACGAGATCCGGCGGATCGTTCTCCTGGTGTCCGACGGGGGCGGTGACGAAGGACCGGAGGAAAGGCTTTCGGGCGAACAGGACAACACAGGACCCTGGCCACCGCGCTCCCCGAGGCCCGACGGCTCGCCGCCCGCCGACACTGCCGCGGAACCGAATGCGGACCCGGACACGGGCCCGTTCACTCCGGGGGCGACGCGGAGCGACGCGAACGAACAGACCCAGAGCTGGTACAGCACGACCGGGGACAACCTCACACCTCCGCACTTCTGGAACGCCTCGCAAAACCGGCACCGATCCGCCGGGCCCCGTACAGGGGACGAGGACAACGAGGCTGGAAGCTGATCCGAAAGGGGCCGACTCCCGAAGGAGTCGGCCCCCAACTCGACATGAACCAGAGTGCGGTAATCATCCGCTCAGACGTTGAAGCGGAACTCCACCACGTCGCCGTCCTGCATGACGTACTCCTTGCCCTCCATGCGGGCCTTGCCGGCTGCTCGGGCTTCGGCTACTGAGCCTGTTTCGATCAGGTCGTCGAAGGAGATGACCTCCGCCTTGATGAAGCCCTTCTGGAAGTCCGTGTGGATCACGCCGGCCGCTTCGGGGGCCGTGGCGCCCTTCTTGATCGTCCAGGCGCGGGATTCCTTGGGGCCGGCCGTCAGGTAGGTCTGGAGGCCCAGGGTGCGGAAGCCGACGTGGGCGAGGGTGGCCAGGCCCGGTTCTTCCTGGCCCACCGACTGGAGGAGTTCCAGGGCCTCGTCGTCGTCCAGTTCCGCGAGGTCGGACTCCAGCTTCGCGTTGAGGAAGATGGCCTCGGCGGGGGCGACCAGGGCGCGCTGGGTGTCCTTGAAGGTGTCGTCCGTCAGCTCCTCCTCGTCCACGTTGAAGACGTAGAGGAACGGCTTGGCGGTGAGGAGGTGCAGGTCGTGGAGGGGTTCCGCCTTCTCCGTGCCCTGGACCAGGCCCGCCGAGAACAGCGTCTCGCCCTTCTCCAGGATCGCCTGCGCCTCCTCGATGGCCTTGACCTTCGGCAGGACGTCCTTCTTGATGCGCGACTCGCGCTGGAGGCGCGGGAGGACCTTCTCGACCGTCTGGAGGTCGGCGAGGATCAGCTCGGTGTTGATCGTCTCGATGTCGTCCTTGGGCGAGACCTTGCCGTCGACATGGACCACGTTCTCGTCCTTGAAGGCGCGGATGACCTGGCAGATCGCGTCGGACTCGCGGATGTTCGCCAGGAACTTGTTGCCCAGGCCCTCGCCCTCCGAGGCGCCGCGCACGATGCCCGCGATGTCCACGAAGTCGACCGTCGCCGGGAGGACCTTCTGCGAGCTGAAGACCTCGGCGAGCTTGGTCAGGCGCGGGTCGGGTACGCCGACCACCCCGACGTTCGGCTCGATGGTGGCGAACGGGTAGTTGGCCGCCAGCACGTCGTTCTTGGTCAGGGCGTTGAACAGGGTCGACTTGCCGACATTCGGCAGGCCGACGATTCCGATCGTGAGCGACACGTTGGCGACTTCCTGGAGAGAGGGGGAGCGGGTGGGTGGAGAGCGGGTGGTGAGTGGTTGCCCAGTTTACGGGCGGTGTCCGGCGGTCGATGACGGGTTCGGGGCGGCCCACGACACGCCCGTACGCCTCGAACGCAACGCCAAGCTCGCCCCAAGCGCGTGTCCTGTGCCGGATTCGTCCCCCTCTGCCACCTACGTTGGTCGGGTGGACCAGCACAGGACACGTCAGCCCCAGCGCCGGATCAGGCCGGGGACACCGCCTTCGCCCCGGGGCGCCGTCGCGGAGGCCGCGAGCGTCCACCGGGTGCCACCCGCGCCGGTGCGCCGGGTGCCGCCGGTGATCGTCCGGCTGCGCGGTCTGCCCAATCCCCGGTTCACCGGGATCGGCGCGGGGCTGTTCGCCACCGCCGTCATGCTGTTCGTCGGGTTTGTGGACGAGCTGCTGTTCGACGGGGCGCCGTTCCTCTACGGCTTCATGTTCCTGCTGGTCAGCGCCGTGACCGCGCTCTGGGTGCGGGAGGCCGACCTCGTGACCGCCCCGATCGGCGTACCCATCGCCTTCGCCGTCGGCACGACCACGATCGCCGGCGGTACGGGGGGGTTCGGTGGGAACGTCATGGCCGTCGTGACCGCGCTGGCCGTGCACGCGGGCTGGCTGTACGGCGGGACGCTCGTCGCGGGCCTCATCGCGTCCGTGCGCAAGATCCGCCAGATGGGGCGCCGCCAGCTCGCCCGCGACGTGGCCGCCGCCGCCGCGAACCGGGCCGGGCGCCCCCCGCAAGGGGGCGCGCGAGCGGCCGCCGGGCCTCGCGGGGCCGTACCGCGCGGGTAGGAACACCTGCCGCGTACGGTCAGCTGACCCGTACGAGCAGCCGCCCCGTACGAGCAGCTGCCCGTACGGACGGTACGACCCCGCCGGACGGTACGGCCCCGCCGTACCGCCTACCTGCCCGCCGCCGCCATCGCCGCGCCCACGATCCCCGCGTTGTTCTGGAGCTCCGCCGGGACGATCTCGGCCTTGATGCCCTCGATCAGCGGAATGAACTTCTCCGCCTTACGGCTCACCCCGCCACCGATGATGAACAGCTCGGGCGAGAACAGCATCTCCACGTGCGCCAGGTACTTCTGGACCCGGTGCGCCCAGTGGTGCCAGCTCAGGTCCTCGTCCTCCTTGGCCTTCGTCGACGCGTGCTTCTCCGCGTCGTGGCCGTGCAGCTCCAGGTGGCCCAGCTCGGTGTTGGGCACCAACTTGCCGTCCGCGAAGAGCGCGCTGCCGATGCCCGTACCGAACGTCAGCAGGAAGACCGTGCCCTTGCGGCCCCGCCCGGCGCCGAAGGCCATCTCCGCGACCCCGGCCGCGTCGGCGTCGTTGAGGACGGTCACCCGGAGGTTCAGCTTGTCGCCGAGCAGCTGGCCCGCGTCGACGTCGATCCACTTCTTGTCCACGTTGGCGGCCGTACGGATCACGGAACCGGTGACCACCCCGGGGAAGGTGATGCCGACCGGCCCGGACCACCCGAAGTGCCGTACGACCTCGACCACGCCGTCCGCGACGCTCTCGGGCGTCGCGGGGTGCGGGGTGAGTACTTTGTGACGCGGTTCGACCAGGTCGCCGCGCTCCAGGTCCACGGGCGCGCCCTTGATCCCCGAGCCGCCGATGTCCACTCCGAAGACGTTCATGGACACAACGTTACGGGCAGACGACCGCCACGCGCGCCGTTACCCCTCGACCGTACGTACGGACCCGGCGACCGGCCGTACGTACGGACTCCCCGAACGGGCGTACGGAACAGGGAGGGGGGAAGCCGGAAGCGGGAAGCGGGCTCACTTCGCCGCGAGCGCCGCCGCCTCCGCCCGCAGGTCGCGCCGCAGCTCCTTCGGCAGCGAGAACACGATCGACTCCTCGGCCGCCTTCACGATCTCGACGTCCTCGAAACCACGCTGCGACAGGAACTCCAGGACGCCTTCGACGAGCACCTCGGGAACGGACGCCCCCGACGTGAGACCGACCGTGGTGACCCCTTCCAGCCAGGCCTCGTCGATCTCGGCGGCCTCGTCCACCAGGTACGAGGCGCGCGCCCCGGCGCCGAGGGCGACCTCGACCAAACGGACGGAGTTGGACGAGTTCTTGGAGCCGACGACAATGACCAGGTCCGCGTCCGCGCCCATCTGCTTGACGGCGATCTGGCGGTTCTGCGTCGCGTAGCAGATGTCGTCGCTGGGCGGCGAGATCAGCAGCGGGAACTTCTCCTTGAGCCGGTCGACCGTCTCCATCGTCTCGTCCACGGAGAGCGTGGTCTGCGACAGCCAGACGATCTTCGACTCGTCGCGGACCTCGACGTTGTCCACGTCGTCGGGGCCGTCGACCAGCGTGATGTGGTCCGGGGCCTCGCCCGACGTGCCGATGACCTCCTCGTGGCCGTCGTGGCCGATGAGGAGGATGTCGTAGTCCTCGTTCGCGAAGCGGACGGCTTCCTTGTGGACCTTCGTGACGAGGGGGCAGGTCGCGTCGATGGTGGCGAGCTTGCGCTGCGCCGCCTCCTCGTGGACGACCGGCGCGACGCCGTGCGCGGAGAACATGACGATCGATCCCTCGGGGACCTCCGCCGTCTCCTCGACGAAGATGGCGCCCTTCTTCTCCAGGGTCCGTACGACGTACTTGTTGTGGACGATCTCGTGCCGGACGTAGACGGGCGCGCCGTACTGCTCCAGCGCCTTCTCGACGGCGATCACGGCACGGTCCACCCCCGCGCAGTAACCGCGGGGGGCGGCGAGCAGGACGCGTTTGCCGGCGCGGCGCGCGGCGTCTCCACTGGGGGTGGCGGCGGGCGACGGGCGGGACGTGTCAGTCATGCGTCCCATCGTAAGGCCGCCCAGAACAGGCGGGGGGTCGCCTGTGGACACAAGACTGGGCGTACGTGACGGTATGTGATGGACGGAGGACCCGATGGGCGGCACCGGCGGCACCGGCGACACCGGCGGCGGCGAGGACGGGCGGCCGGGGGACGCGGGGCTGGGGGACGGTGGGCCGGTGTGGGGTGGTGGGCCGGAGAGTCTGCGCGAGCCGGTCGCGCCGGCCGAGGGGAAACTGCGGCGGACGCTCGGATTCCGGGACCTCGTCGTGTACGGGCTGCTGTTCATCGCCCCGATGGCCCCCGTCGGGGTGTTCGGGACGCTCGACGCGAAGTCCCACGGGGCGGTGGCACTCGTGTACGTGGTGGCGACCGTCGCCATGGCGTTCACCGCGTTCAGCTACGCCCAGATGATCCGGGTGGCCCCGCAGGCCGGGTCGGTCTTCAACTACGCGCGCAAGGGGCTCGGGGAGGGGCCGGGGTTCATCGCCGGGTGGATGGCGATGCTCGACTACCTGCTGATCCCGGCCGTGGCGTACCTCTTCGCGGGGATCGCGATGGAGGCGCTGGTCCCGTCCGTGGACCGGTGGGTGTGGACGTCGATCGCCGTCGTGGTGACGACGCTGCTCAACCTGTGGGGGGTACGGGCGGCGGCGCGCGTCGGCCTGGCGGTGCTCACGCTGGAGATCGTGGTGCTGCTGGTGTTCGTGGTGGCGGCGATCGTCGTGCTCGTCCAGGACGGGGCGACGCGGGGCTGGTCGACGCCGTTCACGAGTGACCGGGGGTTCTCGCTGGCGGCGGTCGTCGGGGCGGTGTCGGTCGCGGTGCTCTCGTACCTGGGCTTCGACGCGATCGCCTCGTTCGCCGAGGAGGTGACGGGCGGCTCGCGGAAGGTGGCGCGGGCGGTGCTGTTCTGCCTGGTGCTCGCGGGGGTGCTGTTCGTCGCGCAGACGTATCTGGTGGCGCTGCTGGAGCCGGTGGGGTCGGCGCGGCTGGCGGCCGATCCGGCGGCGCAGGGCACGGCGTTCTACGACGCGGTGGATTCGGCGGTCGGTACGTGGCTGCACGACCTGGTGGCGGCGAGCAAGGCGATCGGGGCGGCGTTCGCGGCGCTGGCGGGGCAGGCGGCGGCGGGGCGGCTGCTGTTCGCGATGGGCCGGGAGCGGCGGCTGCCGCGCGGGCTGTCCCGTACGGACTCGGGCGTGCCGCGCGTGGCGCTGCTGCTGGCGGCCGTGGTGACGCTGGGGGCGGCGGTGTGGGCGGCGCAGCGGGGCGACGGCCTGGACAAGCTGGTGTCGGTGGTCAACATCGGGGCGCTGTCGGCGTTCGTGCTGCTGCACGCGTCGGTGGTCGGGTGGTTCGCGGTACGGCGCGCGGAGGGGGCGCCGCGATGGTTCGCGCACGTGGTGCTGCCGGTGGTGGGGGCGGCGATCCTGGTCGCGGTGATCGTGGAGGCCTCGGGAACGGCGCAGGTGGTGGGGGCGATCTGGTTGGCGGTGGGGTTGTTGGTGCTGGTGGTGCAGCGGGGGCGGGGGCGTGGTCAGGGGCGGGGGCGGGTGGCGTCGGGGTGAGGGGGGTGCGCGGCTGCGGGGGTGCGCGGCTGCGGGCTTGGCGGGGGCGTGCGGCTGCGGGCTTGGCCGGGGGGGCGGCTGCGGGCTCAGCGTGGGTGTGGCTGCGGGCCTGGCGCGCGGTTGCGGGCCTGGCGGCCGGGGGCGCGGCCGCAGGTACGGAGGGGGCACTCCGGGCGGGGCAGCGGGGGGCACGGAGGGCGGTGCGGCTGCGGGCCGGGGCACGGGCTGATCGGCGGGGCGGGGCCGGGCGGGCACGGAGGGTACGGAACGGAGGGGACACGGCG includes these proteins:
- a CDS encoding 4-hydroxy-3-methylbut-2-enyl diphosphate reductase produces the protein MTDTSRPSPAATPSGDAARRAGKRVLLAAPRGYCAGVDRAVIAVEKALEQYGAPVYVRHEIVHNKYVVRTLEKKGAIFVEETAEVPEGSIVMFSAHGVAPVVHEEAAQRKLATIDATCPLVTKVHKEAVRFANEDYDILLIGHDGHEEVIGTSGEAPDHITLVDGPDDVDNVEVRDESKIVWLSQTTLSVDETMETVDRLKEKFPLLISPPSDDICYATQNRQIAVKQMGADADLVIVVGSKNSSNSVRLVEVALGAGARASYLVDEAAEIDEAWLEGVTTVGLTSGASVPEVLVEGVLEFLSQRGFEDVEIVKAAEESIVFSLPKELRRDLRAEAAALAAK
- a CDS encoding APC family permease encodes the protein MGGTGGTGDTGGGEDGRPGDAGLGDGGPVWGGGPESLREPVAPAEGKLRRTLGFRDLVVYGLLFIAPMAPVGVFGTLDAKSHGAVALVYVVATVAMAFTAFSYAQMIRVAPQAGSVFNYARKGLGEGPGFIAGWMAMLDYLLIPAVAYLFAGIAMEALVPSVDRWVWTSIAVVVTTLLNLWGVRAAARVGLAVLTLEIVVLLVFVVAAIVVLVQDGATRGWSTPFTSDRGFSLAAVVGAVSVAVLSYLGFDAIASFAEEVTGGSRKVARAVLFCLVLAGVLFVAQTYLVALLEPVGSARLAADPAAQGTAFYDAVDSAVGTWLHDLVAASKAIGAAFAALAGQAAAGRLLFAMGRERRLPRGLSRTDSGVPRVALLLAAVVTLGAAVWAAQRGDGLDKLVSVVNIGALSAFVLLHASVVGWFAVRRAEGAPRWFAHVVLPVVGAAILVAVIVEASGTAQVVGAIWLAVGLLVLVVQRGRGRGQGRGRVASG
- a CDS encoding helix-turn-helix domain-containing protein — encoded protein: MSATLGFGPELRRLRQEAGLSLTEFSVALNYDKGYLSKVERGERSASPELAQRCDAFLGAHGELQRLVVRPEADPDTGESLTVPSLWLVGRRTVLAAGTGALIDLGLKLGGQPSSDVHPLLPSLRAQFDQLRMLGQSTSPKLLLPLLEAQTHTVVGLAVDTPATTRAPALLLASRFAEFTGWMAQESGDNGAALGWTGQAAELARAGGDTHLGSYALVRRALVTLYGGDAAGTVALARRAQSDELPPRVRGLAAQREAQGHALVGDERECLRSLDRARELLDSDDAVHGAEPVIGTTHVSDPAAMTTGWCLHDLGRPKAAAEVLDRECHRLPPHALRTRTRYGFRRSLAHAASGEVEHACTIAGELLGVMPAVPSATVNSDVRRLARELSRFRSSRAVRDLQPALARVLAPAHD
- a CDS encoding toll/interleukin-1 receptor domain-containing protein, coding for MPDVFVNYRTGDEESAATMIARELARRFDDERDNERIFFASNSIKLGRRFPEELVKAVEQCDALLAVIGPRWAEVQGADGRPALQSEQDWTRREIRTALERGILVIPVLVGKATRIDRTVLPDDLRELADCQYRRFDHRNAESDLAGLGDALARLLPELGAADRDARTARERAEAKSRKKSGKDVGHTRMRSRDVEQRVRGGIGNLNGDLSGTFVNEPQGPVNTGQGPQYNAPHFQGDNTGVQFTAGDNSGTVHQRFEREHRRSDDER
- a CDS encoding DUF6542 domain-containing protein, which codes for MDQHRTRQPQRRIRPGTPPSPRGAVAEAASVHRVPPAPVRRVPPVIVRLRGLPNPRFTGIGAGLFATAVMLFVGFVDELLFDGAPFLYGFMFLLVSAVTALWVREADLVTAPIGVPIAFAVGTTTIAGGTGGFGGNVMAVVTALAVHAGWLYGGTLVAGLIASVRKIRQMGRRQLARDVAAAAANRAGRPPQGGARAAAGPRGAVPRG
- the ppgK gene encoding polyphosphate--glucose phosphotransferase, encoding MNVFGVDIGGSGIKGAPVDLERGDLVEPRHKVLTPHPATPESVADGVVEVVRHFGWSGPVGITFPGVVTGSVIRTAANVDKKWIDVDAGQLLGDKLNLRVTVLNDADAAGVAEMAFGAGRGRKGTVFLLTFGTGIGSALFADGKLVPNTELGHLELHGHDAEKHASTKAKEDEDLSWHHWAHRVQKYLAHVEMLFSPELFIIGGGVSRKAEKFIPLIEGIKAEIVPAELQNNAGIVGAAMAAAGR
- the ychF gene encoding redox-regulated ATPase YchF, which translates into the protein MSLTIGIVGLPNVGKSTLFNALTKNDVLAANYPFATIEPNVGVVGVPDPRLTKLAEVFSSQKVLPATVDFVDIAGIVRGASEGEGLGNKFLANIRESDAICQVIRAFKDENVVHVDGKVSPKDDIETINTELILADLQTVEKVLPRLQRESRIKKDVLPKVKAIEEAQAILEKGETLFSAGLVQGTEKAEPLHDLHLLTAKPFLYVFNVDEEELTDDTFKDTQRALVAPAEAIFLNAKLESDLAELDDDEALELLQSVGQEEPGLATLAHVGFRTLGLQTYLTAGPKESRAWTIKKGATAPEAAGVIHTDFQKGFIKAEVISFDDLIETGSVAEARAAGKARMEGKEYVMQDGDVVEFRFNV